In the genome of Oncorhynchus nerka isolate Pitt River linkage group LG27, Oner_Uvic_2.0, whole genome shotgun sequence, the window CAGACTCTATTTGATTGCCCTTTCCTGGTGTTTCCACTGGTCATAATTGCTGTCTCACCTAGGGTCTGCTTGACATGATCAATAAGCCTCTTTAAGTGTGAGACAGACTCAAAACTGCTCCGGTCTATGATGGAATACATAATAAGGAAACCATCGCCCCATTTAATGGAACTCTCCAGAGAAGGTGCTGCAGAACCCACACactcctgcagagagagagagagagagagagagagagagagagagagagatagcaagagATATGGGTGGGACCACAAAGGTTGAGTTTTCATTTAATGAAGAACTAAATACATTTACACACGGGTTCATGCTCTCAAAAGTGGTCTGTTCATGGCAACATTTAGACTCTAGCAGGGACATAGCACTTTTGGGAGCAtatgccagtttgttttgttctcTACAATTGTTTGTTTAAATCAAGCATCTGGGACATTTTTTTTTGCAGGATGTGCACATACCATGTCCTTGACCTTGCTTGACCTTGCTAAGACATGAGATGTCTGTTTACTCTTCTGTTTAATCTTTATTCAAAACTACTGACAGTAGATGGGATATTTAATCCACTCAAATGGCCTTGCGTGTTATTTTCATTGTCGCATCAGATGTTTCTTGTCCTCAGTACCATTATATTTGATCAACGTCAACATTGTTGATATTATGTCCAAGACACTTTAAGGCACCATGATTCAAGAAAACAGACTTGAAAGGAATGGTATGGGGGCCTGGTTGTTGTCTGAGCCTGAGAGTCATCTTCCTCTTTGGGTTTATAGAGGTCTGACACAAGggcaaaagagaaacaaatcccCAAAGCAGTACAATATAGACTGAATTCTGAGGTTAAATTAAAGCAAAGGGCATGATGACCTCAGTCTTTGGATAGTACCTTGTTGGCTGTGTCCAATATCTCCAAATCGATGGTCTCCTTGTCGACAGTTTTCCGACACCTGTAAGTTACTTCTGTATGagaacaccacagacagaatACTGTCAGCCTAATATAGTCAAGAGGCAACTTACATACGGGACAGTAAAATTAGATGCAGTATGTCTTTACCCTTTTTATGGTCATATTCTCCTATGAACCGCTTGGTGATGAATCTAACACACAGGGCTGCAGTTTAAACAAAGCAGACCATGAGCACTCAGGTATTTTAAATATTTCCCCTTGCATGTACCTCCCCACGTTAGCTAAGCCTAGGCTACTGATAGTAAATATTAGTAAATAGCATAGTAAACATCATACTAAATTAACATAGTATCAACAATGTAGAGTATTATTATTTTACATTCATTTTTGTATTGCAGATATGTCTCACATTTAGAGTTTTTTCAGTCAGCCCTGGATGTGCCATACAATAACACACTCAATTTAAGCCATCAGTCTCCAACTTAAAACATTCGTTTCAATACCTGTCTTTCCACAGTTGTCTCGTCCAAGTATCACTAACTTTGCCCGTGACATTTTTCTTGACGGTCCAGAATCGGTCATGGcttggatggtgtattaataaCAGGCTGCATTGTATCAATATCTAAAACATACAACAAGTTATTGCTCTCCGGCAAGCCTATTTCAAATTGTGTGGTCATCATGTTGGTGCTTGCGAAAAAGTTCAAATTGTGTGGCTGGCTACATCGTTATAACAATACAAATCAATTGCATGCCCCATCGACAATTTCGACCAATGTTTGATTCGTTCTTTATAACTACTAAAACATCTATGTACGTACTTTACAAATACTCACAGCTCGTCTAAATGAGTTTAAACCTGTTTTCTTTAGCCTACAACAATTAGTTCAAAACCAGGATTCAGTACAGTTCTGAGAACTCCTACTACGTATGTTCATGCATATTGTTACATTTTTAAAACCGTGCAACAAACACTGGACGTCATTTTACGACTATATGAAATATTGTATATCCTTACTCACTCACTTCGCTATGTCTGGTTCTCCAATTACTCAATAAGATGTTGGGAGACAAAAATGTGTTTGTTCTCCATCACTTGCTCAGGTTTTCAGCTCACTGTTCAGTCCAGCCTTTAGTTTCCCTTTTCAAAATGAAACCATTTCTTCTTCTTTTAAGGCGTGCCCCTTCCAAGACTCATTAAATGTATTTGATTTATTGCTGTTGGTGGCCAAGCATGCTGTTCGATGAAGACATCTTGGTCTTTACACTTAACTCAAACAAACCCTTGAAATGGCTAATGAACTTTCCTATCAAACCGTTTTTGGAAATAACATTAAACGGTTTCGTTTTTTACATAGTTGTGCATAGTTATGCGTATCTCTgatcagatttgaagaaaatgttGGTTATAAAGAGTAAAAGAAATTAAACAGGCATGTACACATGTATTTATTGGAGCATATAAATCttgcacaccacaccacactttGCACTCTTGCAGACAATTCACGTGTCTGCAAATacatagtgccttcagaatgtattcacacccctggatttgttccacattttgctgtgttactgcttgaatttcaaatggattaaatcgggattttgtgtcactggcctacacacaataccccataatgtcaaagtggaatgatgtttttagaatttattacaaattcattaaaaattaaaagctgaaatgtcttgagttaatAAGTGTTCAACCCGTTTGTTAtgccaagcctaaataagttcaagagtaaacatttgcttaacaagccacataataagttgctggattcactctgtgtgcaataatagtggttaacatgactgttgaatgactacttcatctcgttaccccacacatacaattatctgtaaggtccctcagttgagcagttcATTTCAAAcagagattcaaccacaaagaccagggaggttttccaatgcctcgcaaagaagggcacctgttggtagatgggtaaaaaaaaaaaaacagacattgaatatccctttgagcatggtgaagtttttaattacactttggatggtgtatcaatacacccagtcactacaaaaatagaggcgtccttcctaactcagttgccggagaggaagaaaaccactcagggatttcaccatgagaccaatggtgactttaaaacagttacagagtttaatggctgtgattggagaaaactgaggatgaatcaaacacattgtagttactccacaatactaagataaatgacagagtgaaaagaaggaagcctgtacagaatacaaatattccaaaaacatgcatcctgtttgcaataatgcACTAACGTAAAACTACAAACTATGTGTCAAATAATTAAACTATGTCCTGAGGACAAAGCATTATGTTGGGGGAaaaccaacacaacacatcactgagtgccACCATATTTTCAGGcacggtggtggctgcatcatgttatgggcatgCTTGTCTTCGGAAAGGACTAAGGAGTTTTTTGGGATACAAATTTAATTTTAGATAAAttcacaaacatttctaaaaacactttgtcattatggggtattgtgtgtagatgggtgagaaaaaaatatcaatttaacccaacaaaatgtggaataagtcaaggggtatgaatactttctgaaggcactgtacatatacacCTCCTACAACCTATATTATTCTGATTATACAGAATCTGGTGTCAACCACTTCTCTATTGCAGGCAGTGTCTCTGTGAACCATACAgtgttttccacgttgattctgAGCATGCAGACCTAGCTGAAGTGACTAACAATGAGCTCCTGACGGATTCGGACTGCCTCGGAGTCCACAGCCTCTGGCTTACAACTGCCCTCCTCCGACTGGTCTGGCATATCAGTCCTCTCAAACGTCCAGGCATCCAAGCCTGATTGCAATGACACGTTGTGCAAGACACAGCAGGCCAGAATGATGTGAGAGCACTTCTCAGGTAAGTACTGAAGGTAGCCTTTGGACCCATCCAGGCAACGGAAACGGGTTTGAATGGCCCTGAACGTGCGGTCCACAATCTCATGAGTGGCAGTGTGAGCCAAGTTGTATCGAAAGTCTGCTGAAGTTTCTGGGTACTGGACAGGTGTCATCAGCCATTTCTTTAAAGGATAGCAGCAGTCTCCTAGAAGACAAGACTTGGCTAGGTTAGACATTATAAAAGAGGGAGGCTTGAAGAGCAAAACAATTTGTTTttataaattgtattttcaaCAATGAAAGTTTAAATGGAGGATTATGAGCTATATTACCTAAAAACCAGCCTTCATGATTTTCCTGTTCTTCCAATTCCTTGTACACTGAAGACTGCTTTAATATGAAATCATCCTGTAAGCTGCCAGGCCAGTTAGTCTCTGCACTGAGCAAAAGTCCCCTGGCATCACACACAAGTTGGCAGTTAATTGAATGGAAGCCTTTCTTATTGACATATGAAGAATCCTCTGCATTGGGTGCCTTAATGGCTATATGGGCACAGTCTACAACACCCATGACGTTTGGTATTCCCGCTACCCTGAAAAACTCCTCTTTGGACTGCTGTTTTGTAGCTTCGTCTCTCATGAATACTATGCACTCTGGAGCTTTCTCAACCAGTGCCTTGGTTACATTTGTCACACAGCGACTCATGGAAGCCTGGCTAATGCCAATGGCATCTCCCATCCTCGTCTGGAAGAATCCCGAGGTATAGAATCCTAAAGCAGCAAGAATCTGAACTTCTGGGCTTATTGCTCGAGACCGTTGCGTACGTCGTGATAATGTGTCACGCAGTAGCTCCACCAGGTAGTAGATGAAATCTCGAGGGAATCCAAATGTTGTTAATAGGAACTCGTCTGAAACGGTCTCTATATCAAACCTGTCGAGAGTTTTATGTCCACGACCATGAAGCAGCAGGTCACAATCCAGGATGGCTATTTGTATAGCCATTTCTACTTATGTATATTCTGTAGGGGGCAAAAAGAGAAAGGCATTGTTGAATGCATCAAAACAGAGCCTGGTGTTTTCAGCATGGTCTATTTCTTTCAATATTATGTTCTGGTATGATATGCTTCTCTAACATTACTAGATATAAAAATGATTGGTTTTCTATACAAACGTTACAagctagctaaccagctagccTAGCA includes:
- the zgc:110699 gene encoding ras-related and estrogen-regulated growth inhibitor, yielding MTDSGPSRKMSRAKLVILGRDNCGKTALCVRFITKRFIGEYDHKKEVTYRCRKTVDKETIDLEILDTANKECVGSAAPSLESSIKWGDGFLIMYSIIDRSSFESVSHLKRLIDHVKQTLGIPTVIVANKCDMENGRVVRTEEGKALASDLRCSFFELSVAECSVAVELAVEKLVREVRLEYQRHLLAMDKRSRMLQMRHALSRKLTRSKTMQW
- the harbi1 gene encoding putative nuclease HARBI1, producing MAIQIAILDCDLLLHGRGHKTLDRFDIETVSDEFLLTTFGFPRDFIYYLVELLRDTLSRRTQRSRAISPEVQILAALGFYTSGFFQTRMGDAIGISQASMSRCVTNVTKALVEKAPECIVFMRDEATKQQSKEEFFRVAGIPNVMGVVDCAHIAIKAPNAEDSSYVNKKGFHSINCQLVCDARGLLLSAETNWPGSLQDDFILKQSSVYKELEEQENHEGWFLGDCCYPLKKWLMTPVQYPETSADFRYNLAHTATHEIVDRTFRAIQTRFRCLDGSKGYLQYLPEKCSHIILACCVLHNVSLQSGLDAWTFERTDMPDQSEEGSCKPEAVDSEAVRIRQELIVSHFS